The following is a genomic window from Clostridium fungisolvens.
ATAAACTAAAACTAACTTCTATAATGAGAGATAGTTATGTAAGTATTGATGGACATGGTAAGGACAAGCTTAATGCAGCTTTTGCATTTGGGGGCGGAGCTTTATCAATAAAGACTATAAATCAAAGTTTTGGATTAAATATTAAGGATTATGTAGTTGTAGATTTTGGCGAACTGGCTAATATAATAGATGCTATTGGTGGCGTTGATATTAATGTAAAACAAAGCGAATTTACTGAAACTAATAAATACATACAAGATGTTGCTGGGGAATTGAAAAAATCTGCTAATTCACTTTCTGCTCCTGGAATGCAACATTTGAATGGTATACAAGCTGTAGGTTATTGCAGAATAAGATATAATGATAATGATTTTGCAAGAACAGATAGACAAAGAGCTGTCTTAGTAGCAATGTTTAATAAAGTTAAAACCTTAAGCCCTACAGAATTGCCTGGTGTAATTCAAAAAATTTCACCATATCTAGAAACTTCATTAGGTGCTTCTGATATATTAAGTTTAGGAACTGGTGTTTTAAAGAGTGGAGTTGGAAATATACAACAACAAATATTCCCGATTGAAGGCTTAGATAACTGTAAGGGTGGAATAGCAAGTAATGGTATATTCTACTTTAAATACGATGAAAATGCATTAAAGAAGAGAATGCAAAACTATATATTTGAAGATAAAGATGCTAAAAATCAATAATAGATAATTAATAAAGTCCTAATATAGACAATGCTATATTAGGGCTTTATATATTTAAATTAAGTTATAAAAGTCCTCAAATAATGTACTGGCTTTTAGACAGGGTGCTTATAATAGTATAAATTATATAGATATATTTGATATTTGACAGTTTACTGTTATAATTTAAGAGTAATTTTAAGATGAAGTGGAGTAGTTGGATGGAAAAGTTGTATAATGTATATACAGATTCTGATCAAATTATATTGATTAATAAAAATATAAAAGACGAAGTGAAAATTTTCGCGGAAAACAAGTTTGAATTGGATAATGAGATTGAAAGCCAAAATTTAATCTTTTGTTATTCACCTACTTATGAAATACTGAACAATGGTTATAGGCATTTATACGATGTAAGAGTACATGAGGATTTAAGTAATATAAGGACCCATTATGACAAAGATGGAATTTTAAGTGAGTTTGGAATAATGGCTGATTTAAATGAGGAATATATTCCAGTATATATTAGATATGATCTGTTAAAAATTAAGCAAGACATGCAAGA
Proteins encoded in this region:
- a CDS encoding LCP family protein; its protein translation is MAKRDKKKKKMKKSTKITLITITAILVFVVGFGAMYFYNTLGGIKKDNISKADIESSIDNTVKEKYDDSVINIALLGVDRRSHDTGRSDATMFLTVDKKHNKLKLTSIMRDSYVSIDGHGKDKLNAAFAFGGGALSIKTINQSFGLNIKDYVVVDFGELANIIDAIGGVDINVKQSEFTETNKYIQDVAGELKKSANSLSAPGMQHLNGIQAVGYCRIRYNDNDFARTDRQRAVLVAMFNKVKTLSPTELPGVIQKISPYLETSLGASDILSLGTGVLKSGVGNIQQQIFPIEGLDNCKGGIASNGIFYFKYDENALKKRMQNYIFEDKDAKNQ